A portion of the Lysinibacillus timonensis genome contains these proteins:
- the metH gene encoding methionine synthase, which yields MVNHLIEEQLNKRILIIDGAMGTMLQQENLTAEDFGGEELDGCNENLVITRPDIISKIHREYLKAGADIICTNTFGGTPLVLNEYDLGHKAEEMNKIAVQLAKAAAEEYSTEEWPRFVAGAIGPTTKTLSVTGGISFDELTENFYVQAKSLIEGGADLLLLETSQDMLNVKAATIGVNRAFLETGSTLPVMVSATIEPMGTTLAGQTIEAFYISIEHIKPLSVGLNCATGPEFMTDHIRSLSDLSTSYISCYPNAGLPDEEGHYHESPDSLSKKLRGFAEKGWLNIVGGCCGTTPAHIEAIRGAVDGYAPRPRKEQTHGHVVSGIEPLQYDDSMRPLFIGERTNVIGSRKFKQLIIDGKFEEAAEIARAQVKNGAHVIDICLANPDRDELEDMRNFMQEVVKKVKVPLVIDSTDEQVIEEALKYSQGKAIINSINLEDGEERFDAVMPIVKRYGASVVVGTIDETGMAVTRERKLEVAERSFQLLTEKWGLAPEDIIFDPLVFPVGTGDEQYIGAAEETIEGIRLIKEKFPKALTVLGVSNVSFGLPPVGREILNAVYLYHCTQAGLDYAIVNTEKLERYASIPEEEIKLANDLIFNTNDETLAVFTDFYRDKKKEKAEVKLPDTVEERLAYYIVEGTKEGLIPDLEEARKIFDNPLEIINGPLMAGMSEVGRLFNDNQLIVAEVLQSAGVMKAAVAHLEQYMEKADESAGKGKVVLATVKGDVHDIGKNLVDIILSNNGYKVVDLGIKVTPAELIEAIRKEKPDIVGLSGLLVKSAQQMVITAQDFKEADIDVPILVGGAALSKRFTETKIAAEYKGPVVYSKDAMQGLDHANRLMNKTERELLIKELEESKEKRLLADAKRAERPEKVTPVKVARTVKDAPVFVPNDLVQHITKNYSVSYLHPYVNMRTLIGHHLGFKGNVEKALAENDDRAIQLHELVTGYLTSGLLKPSGMYQFFPAQADGNDVVIYNPEDPAKEIERFQFPRQKVEPYMCLADFLKPIESGEMDYVALMVVTAGHGVRNVADQLKEEGKFLESHALHATALELAEGFAERIHQEIRDAWGFPDGTDFTMRERFAAKYQGQRFSFGYPACPNLEDQEKLFKLLKPEQIGVQLTDGYMMEPEASVSAIVFAHPDARYFNV from the coding sequence ATGGTTAACCATCTGATAGAAGAACAATTGAACAAACGCATACTAATTATCGATGGTGCAATGGGAACAATGCTACAACAAGAAAATCTAACAGCAGAAGATTTTGGTGGAGAAGAGTTAGACGGTTGTAATGAAAACCTTGTCATTACACGCCCAGATATCATTTCAAAAATTCACCGTGAATATTTAAAAGCTGGTGCTGATATTATTTGTACCAATACGTTTGGTGGAACTCCTTTAGTACTGAATGAATATGACTTAGGACATAAAGCGGAAGAGATGAATAAAATCGCCGTTCAACTAGCAAAGGCGGCAGCGGAAGAGTACTCAACAGAAGAGTGGCCACGTTTTGTTGCTGGTGCGATTGGTCCAACTACTAAAACATTATCAGTAACTGGCGGTATCTCTTTCGATGAGTTAACAGAGAATTTTTACGTTCAAGCAAAATCCCTAATTGAAGGTGGAGCGGATCTTTTATTATTGGAAACAAGCCAAGACATGTTAAACGTAAAGGCTGCAACTATTGGTGTGAATCGTGCCTTTCTTGAGACGGGTTCAACATTACCGGTAATGGTTTCTGCAACCATCGAACCAATGGGCACTACGTTAGCAGGGCAAACGATTGAAGCGTTTTATATTTCAATTGAACATATAAAGCCGCTATCAGTTGGGTTAAATTGCGCCACTGGTCCTGAATTTATGACAGACCATATCCGATCTCTTTCAGATTTATCAACGAGTTATATTAGTTGTTACCCTAATGCAGGGTTACCAGATGAAGAGGGTCATTATCATGAGTCACCGGACTCTTTATCGAAAAAATTGCGCGGGTTTGCTGAAAAAGGTTGGCTAAATATTGTAGGGGGATGCTGTGGTACTACTCCTGCTCACATTGAGGCAATTCGTGGAGCGGTGGATGGATATGCTCCAAGACCAAGGAAAGAACAGACTCATGGTCACGTAGTTTCAGGAATCGAGCCACTTCAATATGATGATTCAATGAGACCGCTATTTATTGGAGAACGTACAAATGTCATTGGTTCACGTAAATTTAAACAATTAATCATTGATGGAAAGTTTGAAGAGGCTGCTGAAATTGCGAGAGCTCAAGTGAAAAATGGAGCTCACGTAATTGATATTTGTTTAGCAAACCCTGACCGTGACGAGTTAGAAGACATGAGGAATTTTATGCAAGAAGTTGTGAAGAAAGTAAAAGTTCCTTTAGTAATCGATTCAACAGATGAGCAAGTAATTGAGGAAGCGTTGAAGTATTCTCAGGGAAAAGCGATCATTAACTCTATTAATTTAGAAGATGGAGAAGAACGTTTTGACGCTGTAATGCCTATTGTGAAAAGATACGGTGCTTCAGTAGTGGTAGGTACGATTGATGAAACAGGAATGGCTGTTACACGTGAGCGGAAATTAGAAGTTGCAGAGCGTTCTTTCCAGTTACTTACTGAAAAATGGGGACTAGCTCCAGAGGATATCATTTTTGACCCGCTAGTATTCCCGGTTGGTACTGGGGACGAACAATATATTGGCGCTGCTGAAGAAACAATTGAGGGGATTCGTCTTATTAAAGAAAAATTTCCGAAAGCTTTAACAGTACTTGGGGTTAGTAACGTATCTTTCGGTTTACCACCGGTTGGTCGTGAAATTTTAAATGCTGTTTATTTGTACCATTGTACACAAGCGGGGTTAGATTACGCGATTGTTAATACGGAGAAATTAGAACGTTATGCTTCGATTCCTGAAGAGGAAATTAAGTTAGCGAATGATTTAATTTTCAATACAAACGATGAAACGCTTGCAGTATTTACGGACTTTTATCGTGATAAAAAGAAAGAAAAAGCAGAAGTAAAACTACCTGATACAGTTGAAGAACGATTAGCTTACTATATTGTTGAAGGTACAAAAGAAGGGTTAATTCCTGATCTTGAAGAAGCTCGTAAGATTTTTGATAATCCTTTAGAGATTATTAATGGGCCTTTAATGGCGGGGATGTCTGAGGTAGGTCGTCTATTTAACGATAATCAATTAATTGTTGCCGAAGTTCTACAAAGCGCAGGGGTTATGAAGGCAGCAGTAGCTCACCTTGAACAATACATGGAAAAGGCTGATGAAAGTGCAGGGAAAGGAAAAGTGGTTCTTGCTACAGTTAAAGGTGATGTACACGATATAGGTAAAAACTTGGTTGATATTATACTAAGTAACAACGGTTATAAGGTAGTGGACTTGGGTATTAAAGTAACCCCAGCTGAATTAATCGAAGCGATTCGAAAAGAAAAACCAGATATTGTTGGTTTATCGGGCTTATTAGTGAAATCTGCACAGCAAATGGTAATAACTGCGCAAGATTTTAAAGAAGCTGATATTGATGTACCGATTCTTGTTGGTGGTGCAGCTCTATCGAAGCGGTTTACCGAAACCAAAATTGCAGCCGAATATAAAGGACCAGTTGTCTATTCGAAAGATGCTATGCAAGGATTGGATCATGCAAATCGTTTAATGAATAAGACGGAACGTGAATTATTAATTAAAGAACTAGAAGAATCTAAAGAGAAGCGCCTGTTAGCAGATGCTAAACGTGCAGAGCGCCCAGAGAAAGTTACACCTGTCAAAGTTGCACGAACGGTGAAAGATGCACCAGTGTTTGTTCCAAACGATCTAGTTCAACATATAACTAAAAATTATTCGGTATCATATCTTCACCCTTATGTGAATATGCGGACGTTAATTGGCCATCATTTAGGATTTAAAGGTAATGTTGAAAAGGCATTAGCGGAAAATGATGACCGTGCTATTCAATTACATGAATTAGTAACGGGTTATTTAACATCTGGTTTGTTGAAGCCATCTGGCATGTATCAATTCTTTCCGGCACAAGCTGATGGAAATGATGTAGTCATTTACAATCCTGAAGATCCGGCTAAGGAAATTGAGAGATTTCAATTTCCGCGTCAAAAAGTTGAGCCATATATGTGTTTAGCTGATTTCTTGAAACCTATTGAGAGTGGGGAAATGGATTATGTGGCATTGATGGTTGTCACTGCAGGACATGGCGTACGAAATGTTGCAGACCAACTTAAAGAAGAGGGGAAATTCTTAGAAAGTCATGCGCTACATGCAACAGCATTAGAGCTTGCGGAAGGCTTTGCAGAAAGAATCCATCAAGAAATCCGTGATGCATGGGGCTTCCCGGATGGAACAGATTTTACAATGCGCGAACGTTTTGCAGCTAAATATCAAGGCCAACGTTTCTCGTTTGGTTATCCAGCTTGTCCAAATCTAGAGGATCAAGAAAAACTATTTAAACTATTGAAGCCAGAACAAATCGGTGTCCAATTAACAGATGGTTATATGATGGAGCCAGAAGCAAGTGTATCAGCCATTGTTTTCGCGCATCCAGATGCTCGATATTTTAATGTATAA
- a CDS encoding bifunctional homocysteine S-methyltransferase/methylenetetrahydrofolate reductase, which yields MGLREMLKTRVLTADGAMGTLLYSYGLDYCHEEMNLVRPELIEKIHGEYIAAGADIIQTNTYGANAVKLARYGLESKVVEINEAAVRLAKNAASPGGQFVLGSIGAIRGVRKCETTLEEILMAVREQADVLLKEKVDGILLETYFDFEELAETLKWIRTITDTPIIAQVSMQDPGVLSNGLNLNDAFQELEKLGADIVGVNCKLGPYHTIQALETVEIPERAFLSAYPNASLLDLEEGRIVYESEVDYFARAARELSNQGLRLIGGCCGTTPKHIEAVKKQLANLKPIEVKLAKPIKNITIRDPEPRVTEPLHEKVKRERSIIVELDTPRHLEVEAFVQGAKTLYGNGADIIMMADNSLASPRVSNIAMGAILKQHGIRSMPHITCRDRNLIGLQSHLMGLNALGLHDVLAVTGDPTKVGDFPGATSVYDVSSMELISLIKQLNEGISFSGKALRKKANFSVAAAFNPNVRVLDRSVARLEKKIEHGADYFISQPVYSKEKIVEIYEATKHLQTPIYLGIMPLTSFRSAEFLHHEVPGIKLSDEVLVRMKSCEGNKVREAEEGLLIAKELLDTATKYFNGIYLITPFLRYELTNELMDYMKLLDKEAKGVNVNG from the coding sequence ATGGGGCTGAGAGAAATGTTGAAAACGAGAGTGTTAACTGCTGACGGTGCAATGGGGACGCTTTTATATTCTTATGGTTTAGACTATTGTCATGAAGAGATGAATCTAGTGAGACCAGAACTAATTGAAAAGATTCACGGTGAATATATTGCTGCTGGTGCAGATATCATTCAAACCAATACATACGGGGCGAATGCTGTTAAACTCGCTCGTTATGGACTAGAGTCAAAAGTGGTTGAGATTAATGAAGCTGCAGTACGTTTAGCAAAAAATGCAGCAAGCCCAGGGGGACAATTTGTACTTGGTTCAATTGGAGCAATTCGAGGTGTCCGTAAATGTGAGACGACATTAGAGGAAATTTTAATGGCAGTTCGTGAACAAGCAGACGTACTGCTCAAAGAAAAAGTGGATGGTATTTTACTTGAAACTTACTTTGACTTTGAAGAATTGGCAGAAACATTAAAATGGATACGAACCATTACAGATACGCCGATTATTGCACAAGTTTCGATGCAAGATCCAGGTGTATTAAGTAATGGTTTAAACTTAAACGATGCATTTCAAGAGCTAGAAAAACTAGGCGCGGATATTGTAGGAGTAAACTGTAAGTTAGGACCTTACCATACAATTCAAGCATTAGAAACGGTAGAAATTCCAGAACGTGCATTTTTATCTGCCTATCCTAATGCATCTCTATTAGATTTAGAGGAAGGTAGAATAGTTTACGAATCAGAGGTTGATTATTTTGCGCGTGCAGCGCGAGAATTATCGAATCAAGGGTTACGTTTAATTGGTGGCTGCTGTGGAACTACACCGAAGCATATTGAAGCAGTGAAAAAGCAATTAGCTAATTTAAAACCAATTGAGGTGAAATTAGCAAAACCAATAAAAAATATAACAATTCGTGACCCTGAACCTAGAGTAACAGAGCCTCTTCATGAAAAGGTGAAGCGTGAACGTTCCATAATCGTTGAACTTGATACGCCACGTCATTTAGAAGTAGAAGCATTTGTACAAGGGGCAAAAACATTATATGGAAATGGTGCAGATATCATTATGATGGCGGACAATTCCCTTGCATCTCCAAGGGTAAGCAATATTGCGATGGGTGCAATTTTAAAACAACATGGAATCCGGTCAATGCCACATATTACATGTCGTGATCGAAATTTAATTGGATTACAGTCCCATTTGATGGGCCTAAATGCATTAGGACTTCATGATGTATTAGCTGTTACAGGAGATCCAACAAAAGTAGGGGATTTCCCAGGCGCAACAAGTGTTTATGATGTGTCTTCAATGGAGTTGATTTCGTTAATTAAACAATTAAACGAAGGAATCTCTTTCTCTGGAAAAGCCCTTCGAAAAAAAGCAAATTTCTCAGTTGCAGCTGCCTTTAATCCGAATGTGCGTGTATTAGACCGTTCAGTAGCTAGATTAGAAAAGAAAATAGAGCACGGAGCAGATTACTTTATCTCGCAACCTGTTTATTCGAAAGAGAAGATAGTAGAAATATACGAAGCAACCAAGCATCTACAAACACCAATTTATTTAGGAATCATGCCTCTAACAAGCTTCAGGAGTGCTGAGTTTTTACACCATGAAGTTCCTGGCATTAAGCTTTCCGATGAAGTACTAGTGAGAATGAAATCATGTGAGGGCAACAAAGTACGTGAAGCAGAAGAAGGTTTATTAATAGCAAAAGAGTTACTTGACACTGCAACAAAGTATTTCAACGGCATCTACTTAATAACACCTTTCTTACGTTATGAACTAACTAATGAATTAATGGATTATATGAAACTACTCGATAAAGAGGCTAAAGGAGTCAATGTAAATGGTTAA
- the hemG gene encoding protoporphyrinogen oxidase has protein sequence MKTVVVIGGGITGLCTMHYLNKKLKEQNIEARLVLVEKNAYLGGKMHSDYEKGYIMETGADSIVSRYPGVLDLVRELDFESELVYNETGISYIHTNNELHAIPAGSTFGIPMDIDSLMASTLISEEGKKRVLKDAEIPNTSFTKESSIGEFLEYFLGEEIVRKQIAPVLAGVYSGNLYELSLHSTLPYLVDYKNEYGSIMKGFEANREKFERDANKKFISFKNGLSALINRIEEKLPEVEFYKNTETVSVVKNSDTSYEVTFTSGGKINADILVLAVPNQTVRHLLNDQEIDAYLQNFTEASAITMYLGYDLSDSILPADGTGFIVSHNSELICNASTWTSRKWKHTSSNGNLLVRLFYKSNNPKYKQLIQMTDEELTEIARNDIKLSLNIEDQPTVVNITKWIDAMPRYDLAHREALQDVLSKMEEKYSNIMIAGCSYFGVGIGACIDNGKSTAQKIMQVLE, from the coding sequence ATGAAAACAGTTGTAGTAATTGGCGGGGGCATAACAGGTCTATGTACAATGCATTACCTTAATAAAAAGTTAAAGGAACAAAACATTGAGGCGCGTTTAGTCCTTGTGGAGAAAAATGCATACTTAGGTGGCAAAATGCACTCAGATTATGAAAAAGGGTACATAATGGAGACAGGTGCTGATTCCATTGTTTCGCGTTATCCAGGAGTGCTGGATTTAGTGCGAGAATTGGATTTTGAATCAGAACTTGTATATAACGAAACAGGGATTTCTTATATCCATACAAATAATGAACTCCATGCAATTCCAGCAGGGTCAACCTTTGGGATTCCAATGGATATCGATTCTTTGATGGCAAGTACTTTAATTTCGGAAGAAGGAAAAAAACGCGTATTGAAAGATGCAGAAATTCCAAATACATCCTTCACAAAAGAAAGCTCTATTGGGGAATTTCTAGAATATTTTTTAGGAGAAGAAATTGTTAGAAAGCAAATTGCACCAGTCCTAGCAGGAGTATACTCCGGAAATTTATATGAATTATCACTTCATTCTACTTTACCTTACCTAGTAGATTATAAAAATGAATATGGCAGTATTATGAAGGGGTTTGAAGCGAATAGAGAAAAGTTTGAAAGAGATGCAAATAAAAAATTTATATCTTTTAAAAACGGACTATCTGCTCTAATAAATCGAATAGAAGAAAAACTACCCGAAGTAGAGTTTTATAAAAATACAGAGACTGTGAGTGTTGTAAAGAATAGTGATACTAGCTATGAAGTTACATTTACGAGCGGGGGTAAAATAAATGCTGATATATTAGTGTTAGCAGTTCCAAACCAAACTGTCCGTCATTTGCTAAATGATCAAGAAATAGATGCCTACCTTCAAAACTTTACAGAAGCCTCAGCTATTACAATGTATTTAGGATATGATTTGTCAGATTCTATTCTTCCGGCTGATGGAACGGGGTTCATTGTCTCGCACAATAGCGAATTAATTTGTAATGCTTCAACTTGGACGAGTCGTAAATGGAAGCATACATCATCAAATGGTAATTTATTAGTCAGATTGTTCTATAAGAGCAATAATCCTAAGTATAAACAATTAATACAAATGACAGATGAAGAACTAACCGAAATTGCAAGAAATGATATTAAATTAAGCCTAAATATCGAAGATCAACCTACAGTTGTAAATATTACAAAGTGGATAGACGCAATGCCAAGATACGATTTAGCCCATAGGGAAGCGCTTCAAGATGTATTAAGCAAAATGGAAGAAAAGTATTCGAATATTATGATTGCAGGATGTTCTTATTTTGGTGTTGGAATAGGAGCCTGTATTGATAACGGTAAGTCAACGGCACAAAAGATTATGCAAGTTCTGGAGTAA
- a CDS encoding tetratricopeptide repeat protein translates to MYSNQDVLLQLIQESLPNHNDNEIKEIVMQLDLARNGNEEAMLNIAVLYKQLQKYDGYLFWLQSAASKGNVNAQYLLANCYIDGEIMEEDYEEAFKLYKKAAEAGHADAANNLADMYFNGEGVDQNDSEAVKWFTYAAEGNVVEAMFTLGIIYEQGLGVEIDEPLAFEYYLNAAQLGYEEAQYRMGTIFLDGLLGAEKDVGIAIEWFEEAASVYHIDALFNLGYIFENGIGGRNNIKKAIQYYKQAALLGDLQSKLNIARIYEQGIDIKKDLDKAKKWRLRAEQQMMIIEP, encoded by the coding sequence TTGTATTCAAATCAGGATGTATTATTACAACTTATTCAAGAATCATTACCGAATCATAACGATAACGAGATAAAAGAAATAGTTATGCAACTTGATTTAGCTCGCAATGGCAATGAAGAAGCGATGTTAAATATTGCAGTGCTGTATAAACAATTGCAAAAGTATGACGGCTACCTCTTTTGGTTACAAAGTGCGGCATCAAAAGGTAACGTAAATGCGCAATATTTATTGGCGAATTGTTATATTGATGGTGAAATAATGGAAGAGGATTACGAAGAAGCGTTTAAGTTGTATAAAAAAGCTGCAGAAGCAGGACATGCAGATGCAGCAAATAATTTAGCTGATATGTATTTTAATGGTGAAGGTGTAGATCAAAACGATTCGGAAGCTGTTAAATGGTTCACCTATGCTGCGGAAGGAAACGTTGTTGAAGCAATGTTTACCCTTGGCATAATATATGAACAAGGATTAGGCGTTGAAATTGATGAACCACTTGCTTTTGAATATTATTTAAACGCTGCTCAATTAGGATATGAAGAGGCACAATATCGAATGGGCACCATTTTTCTTGATGGATTATTAGGAGCAGAAAAAGATGTAGGAATTGCTATTGAATGGTTTGAGGAGGCTGCTTCAGTATATCATATCGATGCATTATTTAATTTAGGCTATATATTTGAAAATGGAATTGGTGGAAGAAATAATATTAAAAAGGCAATACAATATTATAAACAGGCAGCTCTTTTAGGGGACTTACAATCAAAACTAAACATCGCAAGGATATATGAACAAGGAATAGATATTAAAAAGGATTTAGACAAAGCTAAAAAGTGGCGTTTAAGAGCAGAACAGCAAATGATGATCATTGAACCATAA
- a CDS encoding LysR family transcriptional regulator, which produces MEIQQLEYFKVVAELQHMTQAAEMLNISQPALSKSISNIEQVIGVPLFDRQGRSIYLNRYGKLFLESVQIILDEYEKAKQEIGGLVKPGYGEVAFGFIHTLGMEVVPELMAHIPEKYPNMKFTLTQASSYNLLKGLEEGNIDLCLSQRIQSKIINIEWIELWNEELFVIVPKNHRFADRESIRLEEIKNERFISIKSGNALRAIVDHFLKKAGVTTNTTFAGEEMHTVAGFVGAGLGVSLIPNIKGLNEYNVKKIRVSEPICERKIGVSWAGGRYLSPAATQFKNYLVEYFKI; this is translated from the coding sequence ATGGAAATCCAACAGCTTGAATATTTTAAAGTGGTTGCAGAGTTGCAGCATATGACACAAGCCGCGGAGATGCTCAATATATCTCAGCCAGCACTTAGTAAGTCCATTTCAAATATTGAACAAGTGATTGGAGTTCCTCTTTTTGATCGGCAAGGCAGGTCAATCTATTTAAATCGATATGGGAAATTATTTTTAGAAAGTGTTCAGATTATCCTAGATGAGTATGAAAAAGCAAAACAAGAAATAGGCGGTCTAGTAAAACCTGGTTATGGCGAAGTTGCTTTTGGTTTTATTCATACATTAGGAATGGAAGTCGTACCAGAGCTAATGGCCCATATTCCAGAAAAATATCCGAATATGAAATTCACATTAACTCAGGCTTCTTCCTATAATTTATTAAAAGGACTAGAAGAAGGAAATATTGATTTATGTTTATCTCAACGAATTCAGTCAAAAATAATTAATATAGAGTGGATAGAGCTTTGGAATGAGGAATTGTTTGTTATCGTACCTAAAAATCATCGTTTCGCAGATCGTGAATCAATTCGCCTTGAGGAGATAAAAAATGAACGGTTTATTTCTATTAAGAGTGGGAATGCGTTAAGAGCAATCGTTGACCACTTTTTAAAGAAAGCTGGTGTTACAACAAATACAACTTTTGCAGGTGAAGAAATGCATACAGTTGCTGGATTCGTGGGTGCTGGTTTAGGTGTATCTCTTATACCGAATATAAAAGGTTTGAATGAATATAATGTAAAAAAAATTAGAGTTAGTGAGCCGATATGTGAACGGAAAATCGGTGTTTCATGGGCGGGTGGAAGATACCTTTCTCCGGCTGCAACCCAATTTAAAAATTATCTAGTAGAGTATTTTAAAATATAA
- a CDS encoding carboxylesterase, translating to MKIIPPKPFTIEAGKRAVLLLHGFTGNTNDVKRLGRYLSEHKYTVHAPLYKGHGGAPEALINTDPSEWWNSAVEGYDYLRSLGYEEIAVAGVSLGGIFSLRLGEERPTKAIVAMSAPAIAKSVDSLQSRIVDYTIKYKKLSGTYDEQNDNPVKVAEYVRMPSLEYLQSIINDTSSKLDTIQTPVHILRGLRDDEYYCESADLIYNSVKSRIKSVKSFINSGHILTLDQEKELVFEEVYHFFESLKWND from the coding sequence ATGAAAATCATCCCGCCAAAACCGTTTACAATAGAAGCAGGCAAACGTGCTGTTCTATTATTACATGGTTTTACAGGCAATACGAATGATGTTAAACGATTAGGCAGATACCTATCTGAACATAAATACACTGTACATGCGCCATTATATAAAGGTCATGGTGGTGCTCCAGAAGCACTAATTAATACAGATCCGTCAGAATGGTGGAATAGTGCTGTCGAGGGTTACGATTATCTTCGTAGTCTTGGATATGAAGAAATTGCAGTTGCTGGAGTTTCTTTAGGAGGTATATTTTCGCTAAGACTTGGTGAAGAACGTCCAACAAAAGCAATAGTTGCAATGAGTGCACCTGCAATTGCAAAAAGCGTTGATAGTTTACAAAGTCGTATCGTAGATTACACTATTAAATATAAAAAATTATCTGGAACATATGATGAACAAAACGATAATCCTGTTAAAGTAGCAGAATACGTTCGTATGCCTTCCTTAGAATATTTACAAAGCATCATTAACGATACAAGCTCAAAATTAGATACTATTCAAACTCCTGTCCACATTTTACGTGGATTACGTGATGACGAGTATTACTGCGAAAGTGCAGATTTAATATATAATTCAGTAAAATCGAGAATCAAATCAGTAAAAAGTTTCATTAATTCAGGTCATATTTTAACATTAGACCAAGAAAAGGAACTAGTATTCGAAGAAGTTTACCATTTCTTTGAAAGTTTAAAATGGAATGATTAA
- a CDS encoding endonuclease Q family protein, whose protein sequence is MQLYFADLHIHIGRTEKGKPVKITGSRNLTLKNILEIASSRKGLDIIGIIDCHSPEVIEEMKELIHNGEMIELEQGGLRFQNTTLIPGSEIEIYDSNCHGPIHVLAYFPTIATMELFSNWMSEHMKNIQLSSQRIYCDGITLQKVVREFGGLFIPAHVFTPFKSLYGKGVQKSLTEVFDPTLIDAIELGLSSDTEMVKGISELEQYTFVTNSDAHSLGKLAREYQQIQLNDANFNELTLALQEKKGRKIVANFGLNPLLGKYHSTACANCGEPLSNDEETCEKCGSHHFIKGVSIRIKELSDLSEQNRVRPEYIHQVPLDFIPGVGPKTIEKLLDHFGTEMNILHKVTLEQLSEVVPSKIAKVIDMARKGELKFNVGGGGTYGKIQE, encoded by the coding sequence GTGCAACTTTATTTCGCTGATTTACATATCCATATAGGTCGAACAGAAAAAGGAAAGCCTGTTAAGATTACAGGTAGCCGAAATCTCACGTTGAAGAACATTCTAGAGATTGCAAGTTCCAGAAAGGGACTTGATATCATTGGTATTATTGATTGTCACTCACCTGAGGTCATTGAGGAAATGAAGGAACTGATTCATAATGGAGAAATGATTGAATTAGAACAAGGTGGGTTAAGATTTCAAAATACAACTTTAATACCTGGGTCAGAAATTGAAATATATGATTCCAATTGTCATGGACCAATCCACGTGCTTGCTTACTTCCCAACCATCGCTACAATGGAACTATTCTCAAATTGGATGAGCGAACATATGAAGAACATTCAATTAAGTTCGCAACGAATTTACTGTGATGGTATTACGTTACAAAAAGTTGTTCGGGAATTTGGTGGGCTTTTTATCCCAGCGCATGTATTTACTCCATTTAAGAGCTTATACGGAAAAGGTGTCCAAAAAAGCTTAACAGAAGTTTTTGATCCTACCCTTATTGATGCAATTGAACTTGGGTTAAGCTCTGATACAGAAATGGTTAAGGGCATTAGTGAACTTGAACAATACACATTTGTAACAAATTCAGATGCCCACTCACTTGGAAAACTTGCTCGTGAATATCAACAGATTCAACTAAATGATGCAAATTTTAACGAACTAACGCTAGCTCTACAAGAGAAGAAAGGACGTAAAATTGTTGCTAATTTTGGGTTAAATCCTTTGCTAGGTAAATATCATTCAACTGCCTGTGCAAATTGCGGTGAGCCCCTTTCGAATGATGAAGAAACTTGTGAAAAGTGTGGTAGTCATCACTTTATAAAGGGCGTTTCAATAAGAATTAAAGAGCTTTCTGATTTGTCCGAGCAAAATAGAGTTAGACCAGAATACATTCATCAAGTACCGTTGGATTTTATCCCGGGAGTGGGGCCTAAAACAATTGAAAAGTTATTGGACCATTTTGGAACGGAAATGAATATTTTACACAAAGTAACACTGGAACAACTATCAGAAGTAGTACCGTCTAAAATTGCAAAGGTGATTGATATGGCTCGGAAGGGTGAGTTGAAATTTAATGTAGGTGGGGGAGGTACTTACGGGAAAATTCAAGAATAA